A single window of Bacteroidota bacterium DNA harbors:
- the mltG gene encoding endolytic transglycosylase MltG, translating into MAKKKKNILKKIILWLLPVFLLGGGVAAYIGYRMLYLPNVSLGEEKSKIIFIPTGSNYEDVLAILAENKILKDEKSFARLAELKKYKDKVKPGRYRILNHISNNELINLLRAGLQEPVTVTFNNIRTKEQLISRICKKLEADSTELFALLNNDHYLKENLGLRSETALTLFIPNTYEFNWNTSAKQFMERMQTEYKKFWTEERKRKAKEINLTQTQVSILASIVQAEQLQFPDERPSIAGLYLNRLKIGMALQSDPTVIYAIGDFSINRVLDKDKEIDSPYNTYKHAGLPPGPIYIPEISSIDGVLNYQKNDCLYMCAKEDFSGKHNFAKTLAEHNRNAEKYRNALNKNKILR; encoded by the coding sequence GTGGCAAAGAAAAAAAAGAACATACTCAAAAAAATAATTCTTTGGCTGCTGCCTGTTTTTCTTTTAGGCGGAGGCGTTGCTGCTTATATCGGATATAGAATGCTTTATCTTCCAAATGTTTCGCTCGGAGAAGAAAAATCAAAAATCATTTTCATCCCCACTGGTTCAAATTATGAGGATGTACTTGCCATTCTTGCTGAAAACAAAATTCTGAAAGATGAAAAATCATTCGCGCGCCTGGCAGAATTAAAAAAGTATAAAGACAAAGTTAAACCGGGGCGCTACCGGATTCTGAATCATATCAGCAATAATGAGCTCATCAATCTTCTTCGTGCCGGATTGCAGGAACCCGTCACCGTTACGTTCAACAACATCCGCACAAAAGAACAATTAATATCACGCATCTGCAAAAAACTTGAGGCGGACTCAACAGAACTTTTTGCACTTCTTAATAACGATCATTACTTAAAAGAAAATCTGGGGCTGAGAAGCGAAACCGCGCTCACTCTTTTTATTCCGAACACCTACGAATTCAACTGGAACACCTCAGCAAAACAATTTATGGAGCGCATGCAAACCGAATACAAAAAATTCTGGACAGAAGAAAGAAAGAGAAAAGCAAAAGAAATTAATCTCACCCAAACACAGGTTTCAATTCTTGCCTCTATCGTGCAAGCCGAACAGTTGCAATTCCCGGATGAACGCCCGTCCATTGCAGGATTGTATCTGAACAGATTAAAAATAGGAATGGCACTGCAAAGCGACCCTACTGTGATTTATGCTATTGGCGATTTCAGCATCAACCGCGTGCTGGACAAAGACAAAGAGATTGATTCTCCTTACAACACCTACAAACACGCAGGTCTTCCTCCCGGACCCATTTACATTCCTGAAATTTCTTCCATTGATGGGGTGCTGAATTATCAAAAGAATGATTGCCTGTATATGTGCGCCAAGGAAGATTTTTCAGGAAAACATAACTTTGCCAAAACGCTTGCAGAGCATAATCGCAATGCGGAGAAATACCGAAATGCATTGAACAAGAATAAGATTTTAAGATAA
- a CDS encoding OmpA family protein: MISKKTNLLFSFSLVLIFLSGFAFSQDSIMVAKPKYNKAKFKELFTQANMMMLENFNDTALGTFLLLHQWDPANANVNFKIGQLYLLSSSEKSKAVDYLEAASPKATRRYIPDEPAEKRCPELVYFLLGQAYHFTYRFDEAISMFEKFSKCINMSDLAAAKDLKRRTEICQTAKTLVGSPVKCSITNLGDSINSDKPDYGAIITADESQLFFTSRRFNAETGGNDNRDITDKYYEDIWVSNKKEDGTWGEAQPLSTHINSWYNEAVVGISADGQQLFLYKDDKGGSIYYSRLEGDQWSYAYMIGTDAGDITDINSSSWEPSACLSPDGNTLYFVSNRPGGFGGRDIYKCVKLPTGRWSKATNLGPTINTEYDEDAPFMHPDGVTMFFSSNGHKTMGGFDIFFTVLADSGWYPPQNMGYPINTTDDDIFYVMSTDGKRAYFSSVRNEGYGEKDLYMVTIPQRVVIPVTLMKGKISFTGIKDTMMSFVTITATDIETGNLVQEIHPNSKTMKYILPLNPGRAGKTYSVKYEADGFRPHTELISVSPEGEYKEVDKDFDFKPLGSISVFGKVATRTGETIAGVKISAKDNATKKLVGVYAPKPDGTYSFDLSGKGGESYSFTYEAEGYLLMNESLDLPQALTDYDFKIEVVMETSKMLGTISVGGMLTDKEKQPIKKSRIVVTDNKTGTPIGTFNPTDKGVYYFNLERGKDYNISFEADGYLFQSENINAPKDKSYSEINKDIQLDKIKKGAKVALNNVFFDSGKSTLRKESNVELDKVVKLLNEQMSIKVEIGGHTDNAGKPDANLKLSQSRADAVVQYIIIKGIDRARLVAQGYGDAQPVAPNTLNKKPNPKGMQMNRRVEFKILND; encoded by the coding sequence ATGATTAGCAAAAAAACTAACCTGCTTTTTTCTTTCTCTCTTGTTTTGATTTTTCTTTCCGGGTTCGCTTTTTCTCAGGATTCCATCATGGTTGCAAAACCAAAATACAATAAAGCAAAATTCAAGGAACTTTTCACTCAGGCAAACATGATGATGCTGGAGAATTTTAATGACACAGCGCTCGGCACATTTCTTCTTTTGCATCAATGGGATCCGGCAAATGCCAATGTGAATTTCAAAATCGGTCAGTTGTATCTTCTTTCATCTTCCGAAAAATCAAAAGCCGTTGACTATCTTGAAGCAGCATCTCCAAAAGCAACCCGCAGGTACATTCCGGATGAGCCGGCAGAAAAACGCTGTCCTGAATTAGTGTATTTTCTTCTCGGGCAGGCTTACCATTTCACCTATCGCTTTGATGAAGCAATCTCCATGTTTGAAAAATTTTCAAAGTGCATTAACATGAGCGATCTGGCAGCGGCAAAAGATTTGAAGCGAAGAACAGAAATCTGCCAGACAGCAAAAACGCTGGTAGGTTCGCCTGTCAAATGCTCCATCACCAATCTGGGAGACAGCATAAATTCTGACAAGCCCGATTACGGAGCAATTATTACCGCAGATGAATCACAGTTGTTTTTTACATCCCGCAGGTTCAATGCGGAAACGGGAGGAAATGATAACAGGGATATTACAGACAAATATTATGAAGACATTTGGGTAAGCAACAAGAAAGAAGACGGTACATGGGGAGAAGCCCAACCCCTGAGCACACACATCAATAGCTGGTACAACGAAGCAGTGGTAGGAATTTCTGCAGACGGTCAGCAGCTTTTTCTCTATAAAGACGACAAAGGCGGAAGCATTTATTACAGTCGCCTGGAAGGAGACCAATGGTCTTATGCCTACATGATTGGAACTGACGCTGGAGACATTACGGATATCAATAGCTCATCATGGGAACCCAGCGCTTGTCTTTCTCCCGATGGCAACACGTTGTATTTTGTAAGCAACCGCCCGGGCGGATTTGGCGGGCGTGATATTTATAAATGCGTTAAACTCCCTACAGGCAGATGGAGCAAGGCAACAAATCTGGGTCCCACCATTAACACAGAATACGATGAAGATGCTCCCTTCATGCACCCTGACGGTGTAACTATGTTTTTCAGTTCTAACGGGCACAAGACAATGGGCGGGTTTGATATTTTCTTTACCGTGCTTGCCGATTCGGGCTGGTATCCTCCGCAAAATATGGGCTATCCCATTAACACCACCGATGATGATATTTTTTATGTGATGAGCACCGATGGAAAGCGCGCCTATTTTTCTTCCGTCCGCAATGAAGGATACGGGGAAAAAGATCTTTACATGGTCACCATTCCGCAGCGCGTGGTAATTCCTGTCACGCTGATGAAAGGAAAGATTTCTTTCACCGGAATCAAAGATACCATGATGAGTTTTGTCACCATCACGGCAACGGATATAGAAACCGGCAACCTGGTTCAGGAAATTCATCCCAACTCAAAAACGATGAAATACATTCTTCCCCTCAATCCGGGAAGAGCGGGAAAAACTTATTCCGTGAAATATGAGGCAGACGGCTTTCGCCCGCATACCGAATTGATCTCTGTTTCACCCGAAGGAGAATACAAAGAGGTGGACAAAGATTTTGATTTTAAACCGCTCGGCAGTATTTCAGTTTTCGGAAAGGTGGCAACCCGAACAGGAGAAACTATTGCGGGCGTAAAAATTTCTGCCAAGGATAATGCAACTAAAAAATTAGTGGGCGTGTATGCACCCAAGCCGGACGGAACTTATTCTTTTGACCTATCCGGAAAAGGCGGAGAAAGTTATTCTTTTACCTATGAAGCAGAGGGCTATCTACTCATGAATGAATCGCTCGATCTGCCCCAGGCGCTTACCGATTATGATTTCAAAATAGAGGTGGTGATGGAAACCTCCAAAATGCTTGGAACCATTTCTGTGGGCGGCATGCTCACCGATAAAGAAAAACAGCCCATCAAAAAATCGCGCATCGTTGTTACCGATAACAAAACCGGCACACCCATCGGAACATTCAATCCCACCGATAAAGGCGTGTATTATTTTAATCTTGAACGCGGAAAAGATTACAACATCTCATTTGAAGCAGACGGCTACCTTTTTCAATCGGAGAACATAAATGCCCCGAAAGACAAATCCTATTCCGAGATCAATAAAGACATTCAGCTCGATAAAATAAAGAAGGGCGCAAAGGTGGCGCTCAACAATGTTTTTTTCGACAGCGGAAAATCCACCCTTCGAAAAGAATCAAATGTGGAATTGGATAAAGTGGTAAAACTCCTTAACGAACAGATGAGCATAAAGGTGGAAATAGGCGGGCACACCGATAATGCCGGCAAGCCCGATGCCAACCTGAAACTCTCGCAGTCAAGAGCCGATGCCGTGGTTCAATATATCATCATTAAAGGAATTGACAGAGCCCGCCTGGTGGCGCAGGGCTATGGCGATGCGCAGCCCGTTGCGCCAAACACGCTTAACAAAAAACCTAACCCCAAAGGAATGCAGATGAACCGCAGGGTGGAGTTTAAGATACTTAATGACTAA
- a CDS encoding T9SS type A sorting domain-containing protein — MKTKTLLSILFTFALCHFTSYNFSQSTWTQKANFGGTARYRAVGFSIGTKGYIGTGDYKQDFWEWDQLSNTWTQKADFGGGAREWGSGFSIGTKGYIGTGTNGSDTKDFWEWDQATNVWTQKANFGGTARVGAVGFSIGNKGYIGTGNNNGNNNNDFWEYDPSFDTWTQKTNFGGVGRLGAAGFSIGNKGYIGTGSGVSGYQDFYEYDQSANTWTQKANFPGTLRYSAVAFSIGTIGYLGTGLNIGGNIKTNDFWEWDQANNTWMQVANYGGGKRCRAVGFSIGNRGYVGTGNDTVANTNDFWEFNPSCSVSPASICLVTVDSTNKNVIVWEKPITVQPIDSFRIYREVSSVYKHVGSVPFSSLSVFTDMTTGVNPNIAAYKYEISVKDTCGNETTLSAFHKTIHVAMSPASPCGYNLIWNDYIGFPITQYLIYRDSARTGWKVVDSLSFGNTSWTDGTCYAVSDTIAYLIEALNPAGCTPSIKNPLPMSSGYSSARSNTQQNYANTSVQKLVNDLQINIYPNPTSGQFNVQMSGLANMQMNSIEVYNVFGECIHQHISTSSHQQIDLREAPEGIYFVKIETEQGIVSKKVVLMR, encoded by the coding sequence ATGAAAACAAAAACTTTACTCAGCATCCTTTTCACATTTGCCCTCTGCCATTTTACATCTTACAACTTTTCTCAGAGCACATGGACACAAAAAGCAAACTTTGGCGGAACGGCAAGATACCGCGCTGTTGGATTTTCCATAGGTACAAAAGGATATATTGGAACAGGGGATTATAAACAGGATTTTTGGGAATGGGATCAACTTAGCAATACATGGACCCAAAAAGCGGACTTTGGCGGAGGAGCAAGAGAATGGGGGTCTGGTTTTTCAATAGGCACGAAAGGATATATTGGAACAGGAACTAATGGTTCTGATACAAAAGATTTTTGGGAATGGGATCAAGCAACAAATGTATGGACTCAAAAAGCAAACTTTGGCGGAACAGCAAGGGTAGGTGCTGTTGGATTTTCTATTGGAAATAAAGGATACATCGGTACTGGTAATAATAATGGCAATAACAATAATGATTTCTGGGAATACGATCCTTCATTCGATACATGGACACAAAAAACAAATTTTGGCGGAGTTGGAAGATTAGGTGCTGCAGGTTTCTCTATTGGTAATAAAGGATACATTGGAACAGGAAGCGGTGTTTCTGGTTATCAGGATTTTTATGAATATGACCAATCTGCAAATACATGGACACAAAAAGCAAATTTTCCTGGAACGCTAAGATATTCAGCCGTTGCTTTCTCCATAGGAACAATAGGTTATTTAGGAACTGGATTAAATATCGGAGGCAATATTAAAACGAATGATTTCTGGGAATGGGATCAGGCAAACAATACTTGGATGCAAGTTGCAAATTATGGCGGAGGAAAGAGATGCCGTGCAGTTGGTTTTTCTATAGGTAATAGAGGATATGTAGGAACAGGCAATGATACGGTTGCAAATACGAATGATTTCTGGGAGTTTAATCCATCATGCAGCGTTTCCCCTGCTTCGATTTGTCTTGTAACCGTTGACAGCACCAACAAAAATGTAATTGTTTGGGAAAAACCAATCACTGTCCAACCCATTGACAGCTTCAGAATTTACAGAGAAGTTTCGTCTGTCTATAAGCATGTTGGAAGTGTTCCGTTTTCCTCACTCAGCGTTTTCACGGATATGACAACGGGAGTGAACCCGAATATTGCCGCTTACAAATATGAAATTTCAGTGAAAGATACCTGCGGGAATGAAACCACGCTGAGTGCGTTTCATAAAACCATTCATGTTGCCATGAGCCCTGCTTCTCCCTGCGGATACAATCTTATCTGGAATGACTACATAGGTTTTCCGATAACACAATATCTCATATACAGAGACAGCGCACGCACGGGATGGAAGGTGGTGGACTCGCTGAGTTTCGGAAACACATCCTGGACGGATGGCACCTGTTATGCTGTGAGCGATACGATTGCCTATTTAATAGAAGCGCTTAATCCGGCAGGATGCACACCGTCAATAAAAAATCCGCTGCCCATGTCTTCCGGTTATAGTTCTGCCCGTTCCAATACCCAACAGAATTATGCAAACACTTCTGTGCAAAAACTGGTAAATGATTTGCAAATAAATATTTATCCCAACCCCACCAGCGGGCAGTTTAATGTGCAGATGAGTGGATTAGCCAATATGCAGATGAACAGCATAGAAGTTTATAATGTATTTGGAGAATGTATTCATCAGCATATCAGCACATCTTCACATCAGCAAATTGATTTGCGCGAAGCGCCCGAAGGAATTTATTTTGTAAAGATTGAAACCGAGCAGGGGATAGTAAGCAAGAAAGTGGTGCTGATGAGATAA
- a CDS encoding PD40 domain-containing protein: protein MKKSKSPSPTLPKGKGVCRCFLPPFGIVGISFLFFFLPFLWKGAGVGSQPISKGQFKQYFTQGNLMMLDNFYDTACKTFLALNKTDASNANVNYKIGICYLHLPADKLKSIAYLENAIKQTSGSYREDDPSEKNAPEDALYYLGQAYHYAYRFDEALVQFQKFRDIVGKWNLNLVKEIDHWMDASKNAKELTAKPVECTITNLGDSVNCEFADYSPVITADESMLCFTSRREGTGGPDNKTIDDDFFEDIFVCTRGEYGTWSKAKGISRTINTDGNEATIGLSADGQQLYVYRDDMGDGNIYISKLDGDYWNAPYKMDASNVNSPSWEPSACISADGNTMYFVSNRAGGLGGRDIYQCHRLPNRSWSAPENLGPTINTPYDEDAPFIHPDGITFFFSSTGHNSMGGFDIFYSTKVANNVWTAPINMGYPINTTDDDIYFVASSDGRRAYYASFRPEGKGEKDIYMVSMPKPFVKSVAILVGWLKNRDGSPIPKYSSVTVKSKKGEINSSKPNEATGKFVQSLFPGQEYEITIETNGNKVFTDKFFLPEDSSYQSLGRGFFQRTIYLGDTARLFSMNKVKDTTSRIQMVPMDGKILLSQNANDAAANVTIQMLNAQGNIIASTVTDSKGNFKFQNIPSNQKYIIKIDENDGILKTHNQFYLANTDGKVIMPSAQEGKFFLFKNVSPDINRLNTVETKDTTLALASMQGKIAQSEDGKQAAGKVRINLMDNKGKIIQSKTTDKSGRFTFENIPGASNYTISIDEKNPSLTNKDRLFLLNQKEEIIKKVAKNGDYFVFENLPVDLNRLGAINTTDESKLIAMNGKLLRSNNPDDGIGNLKIDLVDSKGKLIEKTTTDASGKFRFEKLSADKNYTIKLNENDSLLSSLKKVYLANEAGKVVKVIDIGRKTIVFKNLPADLMQLAELKDVFVTSFNKDTVTAIVHKNVMYPGDEKFDFVVYFPYNKKEIDISIGSFLSLMEKVANAINDNGAATISIIASSSTVPTTTFASNEALSEMRANEVKDKVRASMSLKNLDPAKITYEISTKVQGPDYKNDAVSNRKEYEKWQFVKVIVK from the coding sequence ATGAAAAAAAGTAAAAGCCCATCCCCCACCCTTCCCAAAGGGAAGGGAGTGTGTAGATGTTTTCTTCCCCCCTTCGGAATAGTTGGAATAAGTTTCTTATTTTTCTTTCTCCCCTTCCTTTGGAAGGGGGCGGGGGTAGGCAGTCAGCCCATCTCCAAAGGGCAGTTCAAGCAATACTTCACGCAGGGCAACCTGATGATGCTCGATAATTTTTACGACACCGCCTGCAAAACTTTTCTTGCCCTCAACAAAACCGATGCATCCAACGCAAACGTAAATTATAAAATAGGAATTTGCTACCTGCATCTTCCGGCAGACAAGCTCAAATCAATTGCCTATCTTGAAAACGCCATCAAGCAAACATCGGGCTCTTACCGCGAAGACGACCCATCGGAAAAAAATGCTCCTGAAGATGCCCTGTATTATCTCGGGCAGGCATACCATTACGCCTATCGCTTTGACGAAGCCCTGGTGCAGTTTCAAAAGTTCCGCGATATTGTTGGCAAGTGGAATCTGAATCTGGTAAAAGAAATTGACCATTGGATGGATGCCAGCAAAAACGCAAAAGAACTTACCGCCAAACCCGTTGAATGCACCATCACCAATCTGGGCGACAGCGTGAACTGCGAGTTTGCCGATTACAGCCCCGTGATTACTGCCGATGAATCCATGCTGTGCTTTACCTCGCGCAGAGAAGGAACGGGCGGACCCGATAACAAAACCATTGATGATGATTTTTTTGAAGACATTTTTGTTTGCACCCGCGGTGAATACGGAACCTGGAGCAAAGCAAAAGGAATCAGCCGCACCATCAATACCGATGGCAACGAAGCCACCATCGGGCTTTCTGCTGACGGGCAGCAACTCTATGTTTACCGCGATGATATGGGAGACGGCAATATTTACATCAGCAAACTGGATGGAGATTACTGGAACGCTCCCTACAAAATGGATGCAAGCAATGTGAACAGCCCCAGTTGGGAACCCAGTGCCTGCATCAGCGCAGATGGAAACACCATGTATTTTGTAAGCAACCGCGCAGGCGGACTGGGCGGCAGAGATATTTATCAGTGCCACCGTTTGCCCAACCGTTCATGGAGCGCGCCTGAAAACCTGGGACCCACCATCAACACGCCTTACGATGAAGATGCTCCGTTCATTCACCCCGATGGAATCACTTTCTTTTTCAGTTCAACCGGGCATAACTCAATGGGCGGGTTTGATATTTTTTATTCCACCAAAGTGGCAAACAATGTTTGGACTGCTCCCATCAACATGGGCTACCCCATTAACACCACCGATGACGATATTTATTTTGTGGCGTCATCAGACGGCAGGCGCGCCTACTATGCTTCGTTCCGCCCCGAAGGAAAAGGAGAAAAAGATATTTACATGGTGAGCATGCCAAAACCATTTGTAAAATCAGTAGCCATTCTTGTTGGATGGCTGAAGAACCGCGATGGCTCTCCCATTCCAAAATATTCTTCGGTTACTGTAAAATCAAAAAAAGGAGAAATCAATTCAAGCAAACCCAACGAAGCTACAGGCAAATTTGTTCAGTCGCTTTTTCCGGGGCAGGAATATGAAATAACCATTGAAACCAATGGCAATAAAGTGTTCACTGATAAATTTTTTCTTCCCGAAGACAGTTCGTATCAAAGCTTAGGAAGAGGATTTTTTCAGCGCACCATTTATCTGGGCGATACCGCCCGCCTGTTCTCCATGAATAAAGTGAAAGACACTACTTCCCGCATACAGATGGTGCCGATGGATGGAAAAATACTTCTCAGTCAGAATGCAAATGATGCGGCTGCGAATGTTACCATTCAGATGTTAAACGCTCAGGGAAACATTATTGCATCAACCGTTACCGACAGCAAAGGAAATTTCAAGTTTCAAAATATTCCGTCTAATCAGAAGTACATAATAAAAATTGATGAGAACGATGGAATATTAAAAACACATAACCAGTTTTACCTTGCCAATACCGATGGAAAAGTAATTATGCCTTCTGCTCAGGAAGGAAAATTCTTTCTTTTCAAAAATGTTTCTCCTGATATAAACAGGCTAAACACTGTTGAAACAAAAGACACCACGCTGGCGCTTGCTTCCATGCAGGGAAAGATTGCTCAAAGCGAAGACGGAAAGCAGGCGGCAGGCAAAGTCAGAATTAACCTGATGGATAATAAAGGAAAAATCATTCAGTCCAAAACCACCGATAAGTCAGGGCGCTTTACGTTTGAAAATATTCCGGGCGCCAGCAACTATACTATTTCCATAGACGAAAAAAATCCTTCCCTGACAAACAAGGACCGTCTGTTTCTGCTTAACCAGAAAGAAGAAATAATAAAAAAAGTTGCCAAGAACGGAGACTACTTTGTTTTTGAAAACCTGCCGGTTGATTTGAACAGACTGGGCGCCATTAATACCACAGACGAATCTAAATTAATTGCCATGAACGGAAAATTGCTCAGAAGCAATAATCCGGACGATGGAATAGGCAATCTGAAGATTGACCTTGTTGACAGCAAAGGAAAACTCATTGAAAAGACCACCACCGATGCTTCCGGAAAATTCAGATTTGAAAAATTATCAGCAGATAAAAACTATACCATCAAGCTGAACGAAAACGATTCGCTTCTTTCCTCGCTTAAAAAAGTTTATCTGGCAAATGAAGCGGGCAAAGTAGTGAAGGTGATTGACATTGGCAGGAAGACAATTGTTTTCAAAAACCTTCCGGCAGATTTAATGCAACTGGCTGAGCTGAAAGATGTGTTTGTCACTTCATTTAATAAAGACACGGTTACTGCCATTGTGCACAAAAACGTGATGTACCCCGGTGATGAAAAATTTGATTTCGTTGTTTACTTCCCCTATAACAAAAAAGAAATTGATATTTCCATCGGCTCTTTCCTCTCGCTCATGGAAAAAGTAGCCAATGCAATTAATGATAACGGAGCGGCAACCATCAGCATTATCGCGAGTTCTTCTACTGTTCCCACTACAACATTTGCCAGCAACGAGGCTCTTTCTGAAATGCGCGCCAATGAAGTAAAAGACAAAGTGCGGGCTTCCATGAGTTTAAAAAATCTTGACCCTGCAAAAATTACCTATGAAATAAGCACCAAGGTGCAGGGTCCTGACTATAAGAATGACGCAGTAAGCAACCGCAAAGAATACGAAAAGTGGCAGTTTGTTAAGGTCATCGTTAAGTAA
- a CDS encoding 4-hydroxy-3-methylbut-2-enyl diphosphate reductase: MKSFNIPGFYKSNIISKVKELRRNTDPRKKDYSPTLLDFGSVKFYIARHFGFCYGVENAIEISFKAVDENPHKRIFLLSQMIHNPEVNSDLLKRGVKFMMDTSGNQIIPFEELKKDDIVIIPAFGTTLGIEEHLQKIGIEVHKYDTTCPFVERVWKKAQKLGEDKYTVIIHGKHNHEETRATFSRSEIHSPAIIIKNMHEAEKLGSFIMGEISKEEFNDFFSGRTSSGFNPEKDLEHVGVINQTTMLASETQDISDYFRNVMIKKYEKKNISRHFADTRDTLCYATNENQEATLALLGQPADLAIVVGGYNSSNTSHIVELCEQKFPTYFISSETEIVSEEKINHFNFHSQTHLTSEGYLKKKSEIRIILTSGASCPDAVVERVMMKILSFFQGTKSTNDVMAEVLAMKTP; encoded by the coding sequence ATGAAAAGTTTCAACATACCCGGTTTTTACAAAAGCAATATCATTTCGAAAGTAAAAGAACTCAGGCGCAATACCGACCCGCGAAAAAAAGATTACTCCCCCACCCTTCTTGATTTTGGTTCTGTTAAATTTTACATCGCCCGCCATTTTGGATTTTGCTATGGCGTGGAAAATGCCATAGAGATTTCATTCAAAGCGGTGGATGAAAATCCGCACAAGCGGATTTTTCTGCTGAGCCAGATGATTCATAACCCTGAAGTGAACAGCGACCTGCTGAAAAGGGGCGTAAAATTTATGATGGATACTTCGGGCAACCAAATAATTCCTTTCGAAGAATTAAAAAAAGACGACATAGTAATCATTCCCGCTTTCGGAACAACACTGGGCATTGAAGAGCACTTGCAGAAAATCGGCATTGAGGTTCATAAATACGATACCACCTGCCCGTTTGTAGAGCGCGTATGGAAAAAAGCTCAAAAACTCGGAGAAGATAAATACACCGTCATCATACACGGAAAACATAATCACGAAGAAACACGCGCCACTTTTTCACGCAGCGAAATTCACTCTCCCGCTATAATCATAAAGAACATGCACGAAGCCGAAAAACTTGGCTCTTTTATCATGGGAGAAATAAGCAAAGAAGAGTTTAATGATTTTTTTTCAGGAAGAACTTCTTCCGGATTCAATCCTGAAAAAGACCTTGAGCACGTAGGCGTAATTAACCAGACCACCATGCTTGCCAGCGAAACACAGGATATTTCTGATTACTTCCGAAACGTAATGATTAAAAAATACGAAAAGAAAAACATCAGCCGGCATTTTGCCGATACGCGCGACACACTCTGCTATGCCACTAACGAAAATCAGGAAGCTACGCTTGCATTGCTCGGTCAGCCGGCAGACCTTGCCATTGTGGTGGGCGGATATAACAGTTCCAACACTTCTCACATAGTTGAACTTTGCGAGCAAAAATTTCCTACCTACTTTATTTCTTCGGAAACTGAAATTGTATCTGAAGAAAAAATAAATCATTTTAATTTTCATTCTCAGACACACTTAACTTCCGAAGGTTATTTGAAAAAAAAATCTGAAATCAGAATCATCCTCACAAGCGGTGCCTCCTGCCCCGATGCCGTTGTTGAAAGAGTTATGATGAAGATTCTGTCTTTCTTTCAGGGAACAAAGTCAACGAACGATGTAATGGCAGAAGTGTTGGCTATGAAAACCCCGTAG
- a CDS encoding (d)CMP kinase, with amino-acid sequence MGEITIAIDGYSSCGKSTVAKELAKKLGYVYIDSGAMYRAVTLYCMQNNIIHNGKFNEQEVVNAMEAIQLKFILNSSSHVSEMHLNGVNVEKEIRGMDVSSFVSPISAIKGVREKIVGLQREFGNGRGIVMDGRDIGTNVFPGAELKIFMTADENIRAQRRWKELNEKGISTSLEEVKKNIAHRDYEDTHRQHNPLRKADDAVVLDNTTMTVGEQLQFALQLAKTRIEN; translated from the coding sequence ATGGGAGAAATTACCATTGCGATAGACGGCTATTCTTCCTGCGGCAAGAGCACTGTTGCAAAAGAGCTGGCAAAAAAACTTGGTTATGTTTATATTGATTCGGGTGCCATGTACAGGGCAGTCACTTTGTATTGCATGCAGAATAATATTATCCACAACGGAAAATTCAATGAACAGGAAGTTGTGAATGCGATGGAAGCGATACAGCTTAAGTTTATTCTCAATTCATCTTCGCATGTTTCTGAAATGCATCTTAACGGAGTGAATGTGGAAAAAGAAATCCGCGGAATGGATGTTTCTTCCTTTGTGAGCCCCATCAGCGCGATAAAGGGAGTGAGGGAAAAAATTGTCGGTTTGCAGAGGGAGTTTGGAAATGGAAGAGGAATTGTAATGGATGGAAGAGACATTGGCACCAATGTGTTCCCCGGTGCGGAGTTAAAGATCTTTATGACTGCCGATGAAAATATACGGGCACAGCGCAGATGGAAAGAGTTGAATGAAAAAGGAATCTCCACATCGCTGGAGGAAGTGAAAAAAAATATTGCACACCGTGATTACGAAGACACACACCGCCAGCATAACCCGCTTCGCAAAGCCGATGATGCGGTAGTGCTTGATAATACAACCATGACCGTTGGCGAACAACTGCAGTTTGCCCTGCAACTCGCTAAAACAAGGATTGAAAATTAA